The following are from one region of the Aquirufa lenticrescens genome:
- a CDS encoding HU domain-containing protein, translating to MTEFYTFLEHLLYEHECVIIPQFGGFVVNAQDFQFNAKEGKIYPKRKCVAFNEKLKTDDRFLTTEWAKKLSISQKEASIEITAISKELKSQISNQGYLTIGELGAFTLNSENRLSFSPNPDFNADLSVFGLFPVGLGHTLPKEKKTVLEVVPVAEDLPSYTPEPSPIKVSRSTYVYALIAFIIGGLGAFFLTEPSSQQSQSSLNPIKIEKKVASPVAVAAPVVPAPVQVDSVQKKVVEAPTEVAPTNQDVIYLIAASFQSLKQAEKGLKEFKSRGFDQAEIILKDEQTKFYRISLGTEHSMDAGYAKASELKASKKVDIWVYKAL from the coding sequence ATGACTGAATTTTATACCTTTCTTGAGCACTTACTTTACGAACACGAATGTGTGATTATTCCACAATTTGGTGGATTCGTTGTGAATGCACAAGATTTTCAGTTCAATGCGAAGGAAGGAAAGATCTATCCCAAAAGAAAATGCGTCGCCTTTAATGAGAAACTAAAAACAGATGATCGTTTCTTAACGACGGAATGGGCTAAAAAACTGTCTATCTCACAAAAAGAGGCTTCTATTGAAATAACAGCCATTTCGAAGGAATTAAAATCCCAAATATCCAATCAAGGCTATTTGACTATAGGAGAATTAGGAGCGTTTACCTTGAATTCGGAAAACCGCTTGTCCTTCTCTCCAAATCCAGATTTTAATGCGGATTTGTCCGTTTTTGGACTGTTCCCAGTAGGTTTAGGTCATACCTTACCTAAAGAGAAAAAAACTGTGCTCGAAGTAGTGCCGGTGGCAGAAGATCTTCCAAGTTATACTCCAGAACCTTCACCTATCAAGGTCAGCAGATCTACTTACGTTTATGCGCTAATTGCCTTTATCATAGGAGGTTTGGGTGCATTTTTCCTGACAGAACCTTCTAGCCAACAATCGCAGAGTTCTTTAAATCCGATTAAAATAGAGAAAAAAGTAGCCTCTCCAGTAGCAGTTGCAGCACCTGTGGTTCCAGCCCCAGTTCAAGTAGATTCTGTTCAGAAAAAAGTAGTCGAAGCACCAACTGAAGTAGCTCCTACGAATCAAGATGTGATCTATTTAATAGCCGCGAGCTTTCAATCATTAAAACAAGCGGAGAAAGGGTTAAAAGAATTCAAATCGCGTGGTTTTGACCAAGCGGAGATTATCTTAAAGGACGAGCAGACTAAATTTTACCGCATTAGCTTAGGTACAGAGCATTCGATGGATGCGGGTTATGCCAAAGCTAGTGAATTAAAAGCGTCCAAGAAAGTAGACATTTGGGTGTATAAGGCGCTATAA
- a CDS encoding TonB-dependent receptor, with amino-acid sequence MRFPSKIVLASSFSLISILTYGQQKKEGTIQNEEFVTEKVRKIEVQPTMSRSFEALNEIPDYSKDHKVDFNFDLSKPQALVLPGIQTNVLGPRTGEELKSPFASMAKNSIKIGAGNYGHTLLNGHFGYNPTAKELRGLYINHDANSMGPTDNAFSSRSENEVKIYSQSLWSKALLKGSLDYRRIATNFYGKESIPANTPEDAFGVHYDQIKFNGDIYSQTEGKKFSYQAGTEFSSLAGNLAPKEWMSTSYIKANYAISEGLSLRINGDAILSNFTSNTSTNRNFFRLKPSLSYDVLPRLNLQAGINAVQDEELRIYPSVQVRFRANDFIRLFAGFEGDTQFNSYRSSLLTNPWLSQAITLQNTQQKWAVAGGLTGTNERNVHYELKATYGEYAKMAFFTASAADLSQFDIQYSNADAAVSVLSLQANVKMTVTDKIQSDLQVDYTNYGNLGNFLYAYHRPNVQIAWRNTIAVLPKFKISPEIYYVGGLYGFNPRTQKATTLDNIVDLNVKGEYAITEKFTATLSANNILGKNYQRYLFYPTQGFNFTATLAYSF; translated from the coding sequence ATGAGATTCCCATCCAAAATCGTTTTAGCATCCTCTTTCAGCCTGATTTCCATCTTAACCTATGGTCAACAGAAAAAGGAAGGTACTATCCAAAATGAAGAATTTGTCACGGAAAAGGTGCGTAAAATTGAGGTGCAGCCTACGATGAGTCGTTCATTTGAGGCTTTGAATGAAATTCCGGACTACAGTAAAGACCACAAAGTTGATTTCAATTTTGACCTTTCTAAGCCGCAGGCACTTGTTTTACCTGGCATTCAAACGAATGTGCTAGGCCCAAGAACAGGGGAGGAACTTAAATCTCCTTTTGCCTCCATGGCGAAAAACTCCATTAAAATCGGAGCTGGTAATTATGGTCATACCTTATTGAATGGCCATTTTGGCTATAATCCTACGGCCAAAGAATTGCGTGGATTGTACATCAATCACGATGCAAACTCGATGGGACCCACAGATAATGCCTTTTCGAGTCGCTCAGAGAATGAAGTGAAAATTTACAGCCAATCCCTTTGGTCTAAAGCCTTATTGAAAGGTTCATTGGATTACCGCCGTATCGCGACGAATTTTTACGGTAAAGAAAGCATACCTGCGAACACGCCAGAAGATGCTTTTGGGGTACATTACGATCAGATTAAGTTCAATGGCGATATTTATAGCCAAACAGAAGGCAAGAAATTCTCTTACCAGGCTGGCACCGAATTCTCGTCTTTAGCGGGAAATTTAGCTCCTAAAGAGTGGATGTCAACTTCTTACATAAAGGCAAATTATGCGATTTCGGAAGGATTATCGCTTCGCATTAATGGAGATGCCATCTTATCTAACTTCACGAGCAATACGTCAACAAATCGCAATTTCTTCCGCTTGAAACCAAGTTTATCTTATGATGTTTTACCACGTTTAAACCTGCAAGCGGGCATTAATGCGGTACAAGATGAGGAATTGCGGATTTACCCAAGTGTACAAGTTCGCTTCCGTGCGAATGACTTCATTCGTTTATTCGCTGGATTTGAAGGCGATACGCAGTTTAACTCCTACCGCAGCAGCTTGTTAACTAACCCTTGGCTTTCTCAAGCAATCACCTTGCAAAATACCCAACAAAAATGGGCCGTAGCAGGTGGCTTAACGGGAACAAACGAACGCAATGTACATTACGAATTGAAAGCTACTTATGGAGAATATGCTAAAATGGCCTTCTTCACAGCCTCAGCAGCTGACTTGTCTCAATTTGATATCCAATATTCTAACGCAGATGCAGCTGTATCGGTCCTTTCCCTACAGGCAAATGTGAAGATGACAGTCACAGATAAAATCCAGTCAGACTTACAAGTGGATTATACGAATTACGGAAACCTGGGTAATTTCTTATACGCCTATCACCGTCCTAATGTCCAGATCGCTTGGAGAAATACCATCGCAGTGCTACCTAAATTCAAAATTTCACCAGAAATCTATTATGTAGGAGGACTATATGGCTTTAATCCAAGAACCCAAAAGGCGACTACATTGGATAACATCGTGGATCTCAATGTAAAAGGGGAGTATGCAATTACAGAGAAATTCACGGCTACTTTATCTGCGAATAATATATTGGGAAAAAATTACCAGCGATATTTATTTTATCCAACACAAGGTTTTAACTTTACAGCAACTCTCGCATATTCATTTTAA
- a CDS encoding tetratricopeptide repeat protein: MVFKSSFYCLVLFLSLHFSSFAQQSLAFESNQIHYSLGKEYFEAQNYVAAREEFANFLGRQTDVTKNEVIMAEYYQVLCALYLNQPEIDVLGYHFSLNHPNTPQSNVLFRKIGLYFYDIANYAKAIRYLENSSLGNVESRYKLGVAYFETKDFDNALALFNEVKTDPDEEYAFSAAYYAGVIHYQQKNYLEAIADFKKSNGHSKYRKDLPYWLISSYQQTAQWDELLKYAEPIISTHPDLALLVAEVQFKKGLYAKAAKSFSDYLKEHKNEAASYKKGFALYTIDKYEDAIQTISGLLKNDSLGQKAYYLQGLAQLKLGKKTEAAESFNQSGALAFDSNQQEEAQFKSISIAIDLGNWLKGLKSIAQFGKTYPSSSFTAAYQSFAADAILKLPELAPATDFMKSGVPISEELKVAYQTLTYNLGIKAYNKEQYKEAISYFDKAISQAANQNVTDEASFGKAECLSQLKDFEAAILVYKPLLSGKHSADFLQRNRIGIAYAYFSVKDFTNANTYFKTYVDQLKANPNGKANANAVLRLADTYLVAKNYTEALTYYNQAIENAKTEKDYAMYQKGITLVYLERDTEAKATFQALKKSFPNTKFGDDASFQENLISFRTGKYAEAIAGFTDLINNQPNSPYYAESILKRAQSYSNSKQPEKAITDYKVVIEKYSKEAFAKDAVAGLQEELNEVGRPEEMSAYLSIYQSGSLNEEEKTDLEYQAAKGIYLGEKYDKAIEPLKKFVEHFPADERVSEVTYLIADAANRSNNKALAFQFYKKVIEQNVHPSLNSVITKVADIEFDSASYREAIGHYRLLKEKGVDSTLIQRSNKRILESFIQLKELDSAMIAYADYHTLAVKEAEALEEAALKYLDIIQLNNAKGNYATSNEMILDKFRNEFAEVSDATLGKAYLILAKNLFELKNLAQAKATLKSIIDNSEDKESVEAAKALLKTYFPK; the protein is encoded by the coding sequence ATGGTATTTAAATCTTCCTTTTACTGCCTCGTCCTATTTTTATCCCTACATTTCTCGTCTTTTGCGCAGCAATCTCTGGCTTTTGAGAGCAATCAGATCCATTATAGTTTAGGCAAAGAGTATTTTGAGGCACAAAACTATGTCGCAGCTCGCGAAGAATTCGCGAACTTTTTAGGTAGACAAACCGACGTAACTAAAAACGAGGTGATCATGGCAGAATACTACCAAGTATTGTGCGCACTTTATTTAAATCAACCTGAAATTGATGTGCTAGGCTACCATTTCAGCTTAAATCATCCGAATACACCTCAAAGTAATGTATTGTTTAGAAAAATCGGATTGTATTTCTATGATATTGCAAATTATGCAAAAGCGATTCGCTACCTCGAAAATTCCTCTTTAGGAAACGTAGAATCCCGTTATAAATTAGGCGTTGCCTATTTTGAGACCAAAGATTTCGATAATGCCCTTGCTTTATTCAATGAAGTAAAAACAGATCCAGATGAGGAATATGCCTTCTCTGCGGCCTACTATGCAGGTGTCATTCATTACCAACAAAAGAACTACTTAGAAGCCATTGCTGATTTTAAAAAGTCCAATGGCCATTCGAAATACCGCAAAGATCTGCCTTATTGGTTGATTTCATCGTATCAACAAACGGCTCAATGGGATGAACTTTTGAAATATGCGGAGCCTATCATTTCCACTCACCCAGATTTAGCCCTTTTAGTAGCAGAGGTTCAATTTAAGAAAGGCTTATATGCTAAGGCAGCGAAGAGCTTCAGCGATTATTTAAAAGAGCATAAAAACGAAGCGGCCTCTTATAAAAAAGGTTTTGCCTTATATACCATCGATAAATACGAAGACGCGATTCAAACAATTAGTGGATTATTGAAAAATGATTCATTAGGCCAAAAAGCGTACTACTTGCAAGGTTTAGCTCAATTAAAATTGGGTAAAAAAACGGAGGCAGCAGAATCATTCAATCAATCAGGCGCACTTGCTTTTGATTCGAATCAGCAAGAGGAAGCCCAATTTAAGTCTATCAGCATTGCTATTGACCTAGGCAATTGGTTGAAAGGGTTAAAATCAATTGCGCAATTTGGCAAAACCTATCCATCAAGCTCCTTTACTGCAGCTTACCAAAGTTTCGCCGCAGATGCTATCCTTAAATTACCTGAATTAGCTCCAGCTACCGATTTTATGAAATCAGGTGTACCGATTTCGGAAGAATTGAAAGTGGCTTACCAAACATTAACCTATAACTTAGGTATCAAAGCATACAACAAAGAACAGTACAAGGAGGCTATTTCCTACTTTGATAAAGCGATTTCACAAGCGGCTAATCAAAATGTAACGGATGAGGCTTCATTTGGAAAGGCAGAATGTCTATCTCAATTGAAAGACTTTGAGGCTGCCATCCTAGTCTATAAACCGTTGCTTTCTGGCAAGCATTCGGCAGATTTCTTACAAAGAAATCGCATTGGAATTGCATATGCCTATTTCTCCGTGAAGGATTTCACGAATGCGAATACGTATTTTAAGACTTATGTAGATCAATTAAAGGCGAATCCGAATGGAAAAGCGAATGCAAATGCCGTTTTACGTTTAGCTGACACGTATTTAGTGGCGAAAAACTACACAGAGGCCCTGACTTATTATAATCAAGCGATTGAAAATGCGAAGACGGAGAAGGATTATGCGATGTACCAAAAAGGAATCACGCTAGTCTACCTTGAACGAGACACAGAAGCAAAGGCGACGTTCCAGGCTTTGAAAAAATCATTCCCTAACACGAAGTTTGGCGATGATGCGAGTTTCCAAGAGAACTTGATTTCCTTCCGCACAGGCAAATATGCGGAAGCCATTGCAGGCTTTACCGATTTGATCAACAATCAGCCGAATAGTCCTTATTACGCTGAATCCATCTTAAAAAGAGCGCAATCGTATTCTAACTCGAAGCAACCAGAGAAGGCCATTACAGATTACAAGGTAGTGATCGAGAAATACTCGAAAGAGGCTTTCGCGAAAGATGCGGTGGCCGGTTTACAAGAGGAATTGAATGAAGTAGGTCGTCCAGAAGAGATGAGCGCCTATTTGAGCATCTATCAAAGCGGTAGCCTAAACGAAGAAGAGAAGACCGATTTAGAGTACCAAGCGGCCAAAGGAATCTATTTAGGCGAGAAATACGATAAGGCAATTGAGCCTTTGAAGAAATTCGTGGAGCATTTCCCGGCGGATGAGCGCGTTTCTGAAGTGACCTATTTAATCGCAGATGCGGCTAATCGTTCGAATAACAAAGCTTTGGCTTTCCAATTCTACAAAAAGGTCATCGAGCAAAATGTTCACCCATCCTTGAATTCGGTCATTACAAAGGTGGCTGATATCGAATTTGATTCCGCTTCTTACAGAGAGGCCATTGGCCATTACCGACTATTAAAAGAGAAAGGAGTTGATTCGACTCTTATTCAACGTTCAAATAAGCGCATTTTAGAGTCTTTCATTCAATTAAAAGAGCTTGATTCAGCTATGATTGCTTATGCGGATTACCACACGCTTGCTGTAAAAGAAGCGGAAGCTTTAGAAGAGGCTGCGCTTAAATACCTGGATATCATTCAATTGAATAATGCGAAAGGCAATTATGCTACATCGAATGAAATGATTCTAGATAAATTCAGAAATGAATTTGCAGAGGTTTCAGATGCGACACTAGGGAAGGCCTATTTGATTTTGGCCAAAAACCTATTCGAATTAAAGAACCTAGCTCAGGCGAAAGCTACCTTAAAATCCATTATTGACAATTCAGAGGACAAAGAAAGCGTAGAAGCTGCTAAAGCCCTTTTGAAAACCTATTTCCCTAAATAA
- a CDS encoding M61 family metallopeptidase, which yields MNLKLLFLSVIVSFGCFAGPIKHEISMSEPFSHYFEVKTTVDVSKEIKFFDLKMAAWTPGSYLIREFAKNVESVSAESNGSKVAISKISKNTWRIALSPGLKQVSVHYRVYAYEMSVRTSFLDDAHGYINPASVLMYAPKFAAQPQELTIVPHKDFKKVSTAMKNVGGFNFIAKNLDELIDSPIEIGNHKVWNFKVNNIPHQIAFYGPAKVDSVKFLADVQKMAEEAQKVVGEHPCDHYLFIIHNLNRGGGGLEHLYSTTCQVTRSNYETTKGYQGIMNLLAHEYFHLWNVKRIRPKALGPFDYENENYTHNLWFSEGITSYYADVINQRTGMVSTADYIKALGEEIAGVENTPGNQVESAAESSWDAWIKYYRPNENSRNASVSYYDKGSLLGGVLNMWIIQQTKGAKCLDDVFKFLYQTYYLKAGRGFTDQELEDAFSKVAGASAAEFFKTHIYGVKTPAYAAMFKAFGYQFSDANVAKTVPYIGVGIAAGRVTSVYKGGAAYVAGLNVGDEVLKVNGADFPGMDKLLADKKPGDSLVFSVKRDGMERTFLVAVQQTPLKAFVIESEATPTEAQLKLRHKWLGGN from the coding sequence ATGAATTTAAAACTACTATTCCTTAGTGTAATCGTCTCATTTGGCTGTTTTGCTGGACCGATTAAACACGAAATCAGTATGTCTGAACCTTTCTCTCATTATTTTGAGGTGAAAACAACAGTAGACGTCAGTAAAGAAATTAAATTTTTCGATCTTAAAATGGCAGCCTGGACACCTGGCTCCTATTTAATACGGGAATTTGCGAAAAATGTAGAATCGGTTAGCGCTGAATCGAATGGCTCTAAAGTCGCTATTTCGAAGATTAGCAAAAATACCTGGCGTATCGCCTTAAGCCCAGGTTTAAAGCAAGTTTCTGTTCATTACCGCGTGTATGCGTATGAAATGTCAGTTCGTACTTCCTTCTTGGACGATGCGCACGGCTACATTAATCCGGCTAGTGTATTGATGTATGCCCCTAAATTTGCTGCTCAGCCTCAGGAATTGACGATTGTCCCTCACAAAGACTTTAAAAAGGTTTCTACTGCCATGAAAAATGTAGGTGGATTCAATTTCATAGCAAAGAACCTGGATGAATTGATTGACTCCCCTATCGAGATTGGAAATCACAAGGTTTGGAACTTCAAAGTGAATAATATTCCGCACCAAATCGCCTTTTATGGCCCCGCTAAAGTTGATTCAGTTAAATTTTTAGCGGATGTACAGAAGATGGCGGAAGAGGCGCAGAAAGTAGTAGGAGAACATCCTTGCGATCATTATTTGTTCATCATTCACAACCTAAATCGCGGTGGTGGCGGTCTAGAGCACTTGTATTCAACGACTTGTCAAGTGACTCGTTCTAATTATGAAACGACGAAAGGCTACCAAGGAATTATGAATTTGTTAGCGCACGAGTATTTCCACCTTTGGAATGTAAAACGTATTCGTCCCAAAGCACTTGGGCCATTTGACTATGAAAACGAGAACTATACGCACAATTTATGGTTCTCAGAGGGTATTACGAGCTATTATGCAGACGTAATCAATCAACGTACCGGTATGGTTTCTACGGCGGATTATATCAAAGCGCTTGGCGAAGAAATTGCGGGTGTGGAAAATACACCGGGTAATCAAGTGGAATCTGCGGCGGAATCGAGCTGGGATGCGTGGATTAAGTATTACCGCCCGAACGAAAACTCGCGTAATGCTTCCGTTTCTTATTATGATAAAGGTTCTTTATTAGGGGGAGTTTTGAATATGTGGATCATTCAACAAACAAAAGGAGCTAAATGCTTAGATGATGTATTTAAGTTTTTATACCAAACCTATTATCTAAAAGCTGGTCGCGGATTTACTGATCAAGAATTAGAGGATGCTTTCTCCAAAGTGGCAGGTGCATCAGCGGCTGAGTTCTTTAAAACCCATATTTACGGAGTGAAGACCCCGGCTTATGCGGCTATGTTTAAGGCTTTTGGCTATCAATTTTCGGATGCAAATGTAGCTAAGACGGTTCCTTATATCGGAGTTGGTATTGCAGCTGGTCGCGTCACTTCGGTTTATAAAGGTGGTGCAGCCTATGTAGCAGGGCTAAACGTAGGTGATGAAGTATTGAAAGTGAATGGGGCTGATTTCCCAGGAATGGATAAATTGTTAGCTGATAAGAAACCGGGTGATTCGTTAGTATTCTCTGTTAAAAGAGATGGAATGGAGCGTACGTTCTTAGTGGCTGTGCAACAGACGCCTTTAAAGGCATTTGTGATTGAATCTGAGGCTACACCGACGGAAGCGCAATTGAAATTACGCCATAAATGGTTAGGCGGGAATTAA
- a CDS encoding peptidylprolyl isomerase, producing MAYAEMLTDKGLMKIEFYTEDAPIHVKNFIDLAEKGFYDGITFHRVINDFVIQGGCPDGTGAGGPGYTIPCELTGNNQFHDRGVLSMAHRGPNTGGSQFFICHSRNNTAHLDRKHTCFGKVVEGLEVIDLVREGDKIQSVKIIQD from the coding sequence ATGGCATACGCAGAAATGTTAACCGATAAAGGGTTAATGAAAATCGAATTCTACACAGAGGATGCACCTATCCACGTAAAAAACTTCATCGACTTAGCTGAAAAGGGCTTTTATGATGGAATTACTTTTCACCGCGTAATCAATGATTTCGTGATCCAAGGAGGTTGTCCAGACGGAACAGGAGCAGGTGGCCCAGGCTACACGATTCCTTGCGAATTAACGGGAAATAACCAATTCCACGATCGTGGGGTTCTATCAATGGCACACCGTGGACCTAACACCGGTGGTTCTCAATTCTTTATTTGCCACTCACGTAACAATACGGCACACTTAGACCGTAAGCACACCTGTTTTGGTAAAGTAGTAGAAGGGTTAGAAGTGATCGATTTAGTGCGTGAAGGAGATAAAATCCAAAGCGTTAAAATCATTCAAGACTAA
- a CDS encoding tetratricopeptide repeat protein — translation MKYLLFFFASICLFSCSNSSEEEKRESSAFFLRGNAKWKEKEYHEAIKWYSEAIEKRPDFSDAYYNRGLVFQILEKNEEALADFSKATELDSKFAPALFKKAEMLQTLQQSDEAVNAVETLVKIFPDSAANWTLKGDILLQKADLSGSLSSYDRSLSLDSTSVETLINKGVVLQEMNEIDLAEAVFKKALKSGKYQDLLNNNLGYLAIQRMQWDLAASYVKKALEKDPKNALYLKNWAKIQAKSSLK, via the coding sequence ATGAAATACTTACTATTCTTTTTTGCCTCTATTTGCCTATTTAGCTGTTCCAATTCTTCCGAAGAAGAGAAACGCGAATCGAGCGCCTTCTTTTTACGTGGAAATGCGAAATGGAAAGAAAAAGAGTATCATGAGGCCATTAAATGGTATTCGGAGGCGATTGAGAAGCGTCCAGATTTCTCTGATGCCTATTATAACCGGGGTTTAGTGTTCCAAATCTTAGAAAAGAATGAAGAGGCCTTAGCCGACTTTTCGAAGGCAACAGAATTGGATTCGAAATTCGCTCCTGCCCTCTTTAAAAAGGCGGAAATGCTTCAAACCTTACAGCAATCGGACGAAGCCGTAAATGCAGTAGAAACGTTGGTTAAAATTTTCCCTGATTCTGCCGCTAACTGGACCTTAAAAGGTGATATTTTACTTCAAAAGGCCGATTTATCAGGTTCCTTATCTTCCTATGACAGATCTTTATCACTTGATTCGACTTCAGTAGAAACCTTGATTAATAAGGGCGTTGTATTGCAAGAGATGAATGAAATCGATTTAGCGGAAGCTGTTTTCAAGAAGGCCTTGAAGTCAGGCAAATACCAAGATCTTTTGAATAATAACCTCGGTTACCTTGCTATTCAGCGAATGCAATGGGATTTAGCTGCTTCTTATGTGAAGAAAGCGTTGGAAAAGGATCCGAAAAATGCGTTGTATTTAAAGAATTGGGCCAAAATTCAGGCTAAATCAAGCCTTAAATAA
- the menD gene encoding 2-succinyl-5-enolpyruvyl-6-hydroxy-3-cyclohexene-1-carboxylic-acid synthase — protein sequence MAFPKGIFELVDSLYQQGVNEAVICPGSRNAPLMIALTRHGGFKCYSIADERSAGFFGLGIALKTGRPVILCCTSGSAGLNFAPAVVEAFFQEVPLIVLTADRPKEWIGQWDGQTIYQENLFGKHAKAFFDFETDDCSAAPLTALAEPKGPVQINVPISEPFYPEPGFVLPKAEKRVEIREYRVENLIDFSYFNQEIASAEKILVTVGQMEHNSIFETLSAYGIPVIGDATSNCGSTIAHDLLLADESVWPALQPDLHIHFGKSFVSKRIKQFLRSHKPKQSWLIHPNPIGRPDPFLCLTHVVNTDAESFMEGAEWTTKSWNTWNSAKITSLQAEFFAQPKWTELHLYNQVTEAIEQESAEVHIANSLAVRYINWTLAKFIKTEVFSNRGTSGIDGCLSTAVGAAQKTDKLCISIIGDVAFQYDRNALWNHYIPANLRIIVFNNGGGGIFRNLEGAKDLPELDEFMETRQGFTAENTAKDAGISYYSASNPSELDFNAFLHNQGAALLEIHTNSIENAAELKKYMALFKA from the coding sequence ATGGCATTTCCAAAAGGCATCTTCGAACTTGTAGACTCTTTATACCAACAAGGTGTAAATGAGGCGGTTATATGCCCAGGCTCCAGAAATGCCCCCTTAATGATCGCCTTAACCCGCCACGGCGGTTTCAAATGTTATTCCATTGCAGATGAACGTTCGGCAGGATTTTTTGGTCTTGGGATCGCCCTTAAAACGGGTCGTCCCGTCATACTTTGCTGCACCTCAGGCTCAGCTGGATTAAATTTTGCACCTGCCGTGGTCGAAGCTTTCTTTCAAGAAGTTCCGCTAATTGTTTTAACAGCTGATCGTCCCAAAGAGTGGATTGGCCAATGGGATGGACAGACGATTTACCAAGAAAACCTATTTGGAAAGCACGCAAAGGCCTTTTTTGATTTTGAAACGGATGATTGCTCTGCTGCTCCGTTGACTGCTTTAGCGGAACCGAAAGGCCCTGTACAGATTAATGTACCCATTAGTGAGCCGTTTTATCCGGAGCCAGGTTTTGTCTTACCGAAAGCAGAAAAAAGAGTAGAGATTAGAGAGTATAGAGTAGAGAATTTGATAGATTTTTCGTATTTCAACCAAGAAATAGCCTCTGCTGAAAAAATCCTAGTGACCGTAGGCCAAATGGAACACAATTCGATCTTCGAAACACTTTCGGCGTACGGAATTCCAGTAATAGGAGATGCGACGTCGAATTGCGGGAGTACGATTGCGCACGATTTGCTCTTAGCCGACGAATCAGTATGGCCAGCCTTACAACCTGATTTGCACATTCACTTCGGGAAATCCTTTGTTTCGAAGCGAATTAAGCAGTTTTTACGCTCACACAAGCCAAAACAATCGTGGCTCATTCACCCGAATCCGATCGGAAGACCAGACCCTTTCTTGTGTTTGACTCACGTGGTAAATACAGATGCTGAAAGCTTTATGGAAGGTGCTGAATGGACTACTAAATCTTGGAACACCTGGAATTCAGCCAAAATCACTTCATTGCAAGCTGAATTCTTCGCCCAACCCAAATGGACGGAGTTACATTTGTATAACCAAGTAACAGAGGCGATTGAGCAAGAATCAGCCGAAGTACATATCGCTAACTCATTAGCTGTCAGATACATTAACTGGACATTGGCGAAATTCATAAAAACCGAAGTATTCTCTAATCGAGGCACTTCTGGAATCGATGGATGCCTAAGTACAGCAGTAGGAGCCGCTCAAAAGACAGACAAGTTATGTATTTCCATCATTGGGGATGTAGCCTTTCAATACGACCGGAATGCACTTTGGAATCATTACATTCCTGCGAACTTGCGCATCATCGTCTTTAATAATGGGGGCGGGGGCATTTTCCGCAACCTAGAAGGAGCAAAAGACCTTCCTGAACTGGATGAATTTATGGAAACACGCCAAGGGTTTACCGCTGAAAATACAGCCAAAGACGCTGGAATAAGCTATTATTCTGCCTCGAACCCAAGTGAATTAGACTTCAACGCTTTCCTACATAACCAAGGAGCGGCGCTCCTAGAAATTCACACGAATTCGATAGAAAACGCGGCAGAATTGAAAAAGTATATGGCCTTATTTAAGGCTTGA